A window of the Oncorhynchus masou masou isolate Uvic2021 chromosome 13, UVic_Omas_1.1, whole genome shotgun sequence genome harbors these coding sequences:
- the LOC135552698 gene encoding trichohyalin-like isoform X8 codes for MTAAAALQIGDQLILEEDYDENYIPSQQEIHEYAREIGIDPNQEPELLWLAREGIVAPLPPEWKPCQDVSGDVYYFNFSSGQSTWDHPCDEQYRSLVKQERERAGTQPHGPPTAAAKKKEKKKKDKKEPKKKVKDQELLKPPGPLSLALGPLQAPLGSLGSLAPLRGLDGAALRGSLGSSGGLESLKSPLGGPLSSLGSSLLGGRQEERVSFSLPGFEDDEGNISEDDQPSPLGSARLLQNLHLDLDALGGGLQYEDSEASGVAPPEERTEAELRDLALSGEHSPEPPPQQDSLRGRHLPSCPPCGGSRDCPPTPDPQHAKTRDSGEEEEEEEDYEEGWGEDGDSVVEEEGGEEENQGEEGQASEKKKGEEEGKDVEAEVTEEVECVEKLEEAEEQSDEVIKRCVKSEEGEEEGTGDVVEKSVEKVNRKEEEQGRDEKIERYLGEQEERDEVVEQCFKNEELDKQVEERNELVESGVKSEGEQKAEESDEGVDRCNTSEEEGEEKEGEQEEESDKGVDRYLKEMEGGDEEESEIVGERDLKSKHVERKEETVRDSVEEKKEEDDEAKGDEDSDEVFERWFKEEEGKEEGESEVVERCVKSEEEEGESGVVERCVKSEEEVDEEGESEVVERCVKSEKEEGESGVVERCVKSEEEEGESEEVERCVKSEEEEGESEVVEICVKSEEEEGESGVVERCVKSEEEEGESEVVERCVKSEKEDGESGVVERCVKSEEEEGESEVVERCVKSEEEEGESEVVERCVKSEEEVEEEGKEEGESEVLEMCVKSEEEVEEEGESEVLERYVKSEEVEESDKVLERCSPSEKRASEGVESSEEEVEGCIKSEQKEKEGDKLEEDSDEVVEEVQVSPKPKTSTSSDKVIERFEPQTVQVWSLGQKKMIADLKRSDNMEVYVGKKKNVPKQSPLPAEQSEASEHMEVASSSTKDLGSGFGSKLSEKVLDLKDLSPAVSPLLQDEEGKVKASAAEEKERRKRAEAAERRLQAAGREDPAMEDRHPSQSSESQQDTGSSHSEPEPRPRAEGVSTSASLGVPGVQGVKRPDTSRGRLVRSPHNHYKEEAPRQGADSRRAQEEERDKERRETEREIEEEKEHALRERLEKVRLLQEELRRKEEEEEQRLKEESEERVRSLRERLQSKGREEENRLSVESESRLLELREMARRERENQQRNVREEGEAMLRQLRATLEAEREAERERIEAQRRRDLQRLREESEEELHAEKRRLLGEREEQLDSLKQEGRSSASERRRELKSPRSPEQHLAEYQKEVIEKTHTLLPTFVGRRAPGSEGGSAA; via the exons ATGACAGCAGCTGCTGCTCTACAGATTGGAGACCAGCTGATCCTGGAAGAGGACTATGATGAGAACTATATCCCCTCCCAACAAG AGATCCATGAGTATGCACGAGAGATTGGCATTGATCCCAATCAGGAGCCGGAGCTCCTATGGCTGGCCAGGGAGGGCATTGTTGCCCCACTGCCTCCCGAATGGAAACCCTG TCAGGACGTGTCGGGGGACGTGTACTACTTCAACTTCTCCTCGGGCCAGTCCACCTGGGACCACCCGTGTGACGAGCAATACCGCAGCCTGGTAAAACAGGAGCGCGAACGAGCCGGCACCCAGCCACACGGGCCCCCCACCGCCGCCGctaagaagaaggagaagaagaaaaaagacaAGAAGGAGCCAAAGAAGAAGGTGAAAGACCAAGAGCTCCTGAAGCCACCAGGA ccgtTGAGCTTGGCCCTTGGTCCTCTGCAGGCCCCATTGGGTAGCCTGGGGAGCCTTGCTCCTCTACGGGGTCTTGATGGCGCAGCCTTGAGGGGGTCCCTGGGCAGCTCTGGAGGGCTGGAGTCCCTGAAGAGTCCGCTTGGG gGTCCTCTCTCAAGCCTGGGGTCCAGCCTACTGGGAGGGCGCCAGGAGGAGCgcgtgtctttctctctgcctgggTTCGAGGATGATGAGGGTAACATCTCAGAGGATGATCAGCCG AGTCCTCTTGGCTCGGCCAGACTGTTACAGAACTTGCACCTGGACTTGGATGCGTTGGGTGGAGGGCTGCAGTATGAG GACAGTGAGGCCAGTGGAGTGGCCccaccagaggagaggacagaagcaGAGCTACGGGACCTGGCCCTGTCTGGAGAGCACAGCCCTGAGCCCCCCCCTCAACAG GACTCCCTTCGTGGACGCCACCTCCCCTCCTGTCCACCATGCGGAGGCAGCAGGGACTGCCCCCCTACCCCAGACCCCCAGCATGCTAAAACtagagacagtggagaggaggaggaggaggaggaagattatgaggaggggtggggagaggatggagataGTGTGGTTGAGGAGGAAGGAGGTGAAGAGGAGAACCAGGGAGAAGAGGGACAAGCGAGTgagaagaagaaaggagaggaggagggcaagGACGTTGAGGCTGAGGTCACTGAGGAGGTAGAATGTGTAGAAAAgttggaggaggcagaggagcaAAGTGATGAGGTCATAAAGAGGTGTGTAAAAAGtgaagaaggggaggaagaggggactgGTGACGTAGTTGAgaaaagtgtggaaaaagtcaatagAAAGGAGGAAGAACAAGGAAGAGATGAAAAGATAGAGAGATATCTTGGAGAgcaagaagagagggatgaggtagtagAGCAATGTTTTAAAAATGAAGAACTTGATAAACAGGTAGAAGAAAGAAATGAGCTGGTTGAGAGCGGTGTTAAAAGTGAGGGAGAACAAAAAGCAGAAGAGAGTGATGAGGGAGTTGACAGATGCAATACAAgtgaggaagaaggagaggaaaaagagggggaacaggaggaagagagtgatAAGGGAGTAGATAGATATTTGAAAGAGATGGAAGGAGGCGATGAAGAGGAAAGTGAGAtagtgggggagagagatttGAAAAGCAAGCATGTGGAAAGGAAGGAAGAGACTGTCAGAGACAGTgtagaggagaagaaagaggaggacgATGAGGCAAAGGGAGATGAGGATAGTGATGAAGTGTTTGAGAGGTGGTTTAAAGAGGAGGAAGGCAAAGAGGAGGGTGAGAGTGAGGTGGTAGAGAGATGTGTGAAAAGTGaagaagaggagggtgagagtGGAGTGGTAGAGAGATGTGTGAAAAGTGAAGAAGAGGTGGACGAGGAGGGTGAGAGTGAGGTGGTAGAGAGATGTGTGAAAAGTGAAAAAGAGGAGGGTGAGAGTGGGGTGGTAGAGAGATGTGTGAAAAGTGaagaagaggagggtgagagtgaggaggtagagaggtgtgtgaaaagtgaggaagaggagggtgagagtGAGGTGGTAGAGATATGTGTGAAAAGTGaagaagaggagggtgagagtGGAGTGGTAGAGAGATGTGTGAAAAGTGaagaagaggagggtgagagtgaggtggtagagaggtgtgtgaAAAGTGAAAAAGAGGATGGTGAGAGTGGGGTGGTAGAGAGATGTGTGAAAAGTGaagaagaggagggtgagagtgaggtggtagagaggtgtgtgaaaagtgaggaagaggagggtgagagtgaggtggtagagaggtgtgtgaAAAGTGAGGAAGAGGTGGAAGAAGAGGGTAAAGAAGAGGGTGAGAGTGAGGTGTTGGAGATGTGTGTGAAAAGTGAGGAAGAGGTGGAAGAAGAGGGTGAGAGTGAAGTGTTGGAGAGGTATGTGAAAAGCGAGGAAGTGGAGGAAAGTGACAAAGTCTTGGAAAGATGCTCGCCGAGTGAAAAACGAGCTAGTGAAGGAGTGGAGAgcagtgaggaggaggtggaggggtgcATCAAAAGCGAACAAAAAGAAAAGGAAGGAGACAAACTTGAAGAAGACAGTGATGAGGTGGTGGAAGAAGTGCAAGTCTCACCGAAACCCAAAACATCCACAAGCTCAGACAAAGTCATCGAGAGATTTGAACCACAAACGGTCCAAGTTTGGTCACTGGGGCAGAAGAAGATGATAGCGGACCTTAAACGAAGTGACAACATGGAGGTGTATGTGGGGAAGAAGAAGAATGTGCCCAAACAAAGCCCTCTACCAGCAGAG CAGTCCGAGGCCAGCGAGCACATGGAGGtggcctcctcctccaccaaggACCTCGGG TCTGGTTTTGGCTCCAAGTTATCAGAGAAAGTCTTGGACCTGAAGGATCTCTCCCCTGCTGTTAGTCCACTCTTGCAG GATGAAGAGGGCAAAGTGAAAGCCAGTGCGGcagaggagaaggaacggaggAAGAGGGCAGAAGCTGCAGAGAG GCGTCTTCAAGCTGCAGGCAGAGAGGATCCAGCAATGGAGGACAGGCACCCCAGCCAGTCCAGTGAATCCCAACAGGACACAGGGTCCTCCCATTCTGAGCCGGAGCCCCGGCCGCGGGCTGAGGGAGTCAGCACCAGCGCCAGCCTAGGGGTGCCGGGTGTCCAGGGGGTCAAGCGGCCTGACACCTCCAGAGGCCGCCTAGTTAGGAGCCCTCACAACCACTACAAGGAGGAAGCCCCTAGACAGGGAGCGGACAGCAGAAGGgcccaggaggaggagagggacaaggagaggagggagactgagagggagatagaggaggagaaggagcatGCGCTGCGTGAGAGGCTGGAGAAGGTGCGCCTACTTCAGGAGGAGCTGAGgcggaaggaggaagaggaggaacagaggCTGAAGGAGGAGAGCGAAGAGAGGGTCAG GAGCCTGAGGGAGAGGCTCCAGAgtaaggggagggaagaggagaacaggctGAGTGTGGAGTCTGAAAGCAGGCTACTGGAGCTGAGGGAGATGGcccggagggagagagagaaccagcaaCGCAACGTCAG GGAGGAGGGCGAGGCGATGCTGAGGCAGCTGCGTGCCACcctggaggcggagagagaggcGGAGCGAGAGAGGATAGAGGCCCAGAGGAGGCGGGACCTACAGCGACTGAGGGAGGAGTCAGAGGAGGAGCTACATGCAGAGAAGCGGAGACTGCTTGGGGAGCGGGAGGAGCAACTCGACTCCCTCAAACAGGAG gggAGAAGCAGTGCCAGTGAGAGGCGGAGGGAGTTGAAGAGCCCTCGTAGCCCAGAGCAACATCTAGCAGAATACCAAAAAGAGGTGatagagaagacacacacactacttccCACCTTTG TTGGGAGACGTGCTCCAGGAAGTGAGGGAGGAAGTGCAGCGTGA